A stretch of Eulemur rufifrons isolate Redbay chromosome 5, OSU_ERuf_1, whole genome shotgun sequence DNA encodes these proteins:
- the LOC138383237 gene encoding serpin B12-like has protein sequence MMTQKGQYRIGFIEELKAQILEMRYTKGELTMFVLLPSYSEDNLKGLEELERKVSYEKIVAWSSSENLYEKMVAVSFPQFTLEDSYDLNSVLQDMGITDIFDETRADLTGISPTPNLYLSKIVHKTFVEVDENGSEAAAASGVVSMEKSMPSCMEFNVCHPFLFFIRHNKTQTILFYGRVCSP, from the exons ATGATGACTCAAAAAGGTCAGTATAGAATTGGCTTCATAGAGGAGCTGAAGGCACAGATCCTCGAGATGAGATACACCAAGGGGGAGCTCACCATGTTCGTCCTGCTGCCGTCTTACTCGGAAGATAACCTGAAGGGTCTCGAAGAG CTTGAAAGGAAAGTCTCCTATGAAAAAATAGTGGCCTGGAGCAGCTCAGAAAACCTGTATGAAAAAATGGTAGCTGTGTCCTTCCCCCAGTTCACCCTGGAAGACAGCTACGATCTCAATTCTGTTCTACAAGACATGGGCATCACGGATATCTTTGATGAAACGAGGGCTGATCTTACTGGAATCTCTCCAACTCCCaatttatatttgtcaaaaattGTCCACAAGACCTTCGTGGAGGTGGATGAAAATGGCTCAGAGGCAGCGGCGGCCAGCGGAGTTGTCAGCATGGAAAAGTCAATGCCATCATGCATGGAGTTTAATGTCTGccacccttttctctttttcatcagacacaacaaaacccaaaccatTCTCTTCTATGGAAGGGTCTGCTCTCCTTGA